In Scatophagus argus isolate fScaArg1 chromosome 5, fScaArg1.pri, whole genome shotgun sequence, a genomic segment contains:
- the barx2 gene encoding homeobox protein BarH-like 2, translating into MHCQAELRLSSPGQLKAARRRYKTFMIDEILSKETCDYFEKLSLYSVCPSLIVRPKPLHSCSGSSSLRAYPLLSVITRQPPHLSQVSSPGGVPSSHLPVLSSQHPRGSEPSPSQTPLSISSESETERSTPRLKKPRRSRTIFTELQLMGLEKKFQKQKYLSTPDRLDLAQSLGLTQLQVKTWYQNRRMKWKKMVLKGGHEAPTKPKGRPKKNSIPTTEEIEAEERRMKAEAEERMKREAEQVVLAHGGKASQLEPEDLSSETQNAVTVMEESEQKLPLPMQSETHTAS; encoded by the exons ATGCACTGTCAAGCCGAGTTGAGGCTCTCCTCCCCCGGGCAGCTGAAGGCTGCCAGGCGGCGCTACAAGACTTTCATGATTGACGAGATCCTCTCCAAGGAGACTTGTGATTATTTTGAGAAACTTTCTCTGTATTCGGTGTGCCCTTCGCTCATTGTACGACCAAAGCCTCTTCATTCGTGTTCGG GCTCCTCGTCACTACGTGCCTACCCTCTCCTCTCAGTGATCACGCGGCAGCCCCCCCACCTCTCCCAGGTGTCATCTCCAGGTGGGGTCCCCTCTTCGCACCTGCCTGTGCTCTCCTCGCAGCATCCACGAGGCTCCGAGCCCTCGCCCAGTCAGACGCCCCTTAGCATCAGCAGCGAGTCGGAAACGGAGCGCAGCACGCCCCGCCTGAAGAAGCCACGCCGTAGTCGCACCATCTTCACCGAGCTGCAGCTGATGGGCCTGGAGAAGAAGTTCCAGAAGCAGAAGTACCTCTCTACACCTGATAG GTTAGACCTGGCCCAGTCGCTTGGACTCACACAGCTCCAGGTGAAGACATGGTACCAAAACAGACGTatgaagtggaagaaaatg GTGCTCAAAGGAGGTCACGAGGCACCGACTAAGCCCAAGGGAAGACCCAAGAAAAACTCCATCCCCACCACGGAGGAAATAGAGGCTGAAGAACGGCGGAtgaaggcagaggcagaggagaggatgaagagggaaGCAGAGCAAGTGGTGCTGGCTCACGGTGGAAAGGCATCTCAGCTTGAGCCTGAAGATCTCAGTTCAGAAACTCAGAATGCAGTCACGGTGATGGAGGAATCTGAACAAAAGCTGCCACTCCCGATGCAGTCAGAGACTCATACTGCCAGCTAA